The Mangrovibacillus cuniculi sequence TCATATAAGCGCTGTATTAATTACTGGTTTCTTTGCACTTTTAATTTCTACTAAGATTCTAGGTAAGACACAGATTTCTCAATTGACTGCGTTCGACTTCATTTCTGCTATCGTCCTTGGCGAATTAGTTGGAAACGGTATATTCGATCCTGATGTAACGATTTGGAGCATTTTATATGCGATTGTCGTTTGGACTGTTTTGGTTTACGGTGTGCTTTACATCACCCAAAAATTTAGACATACCCGTTCATTTCTGGAAGGAAATCCATCCATCTTAATTAGAAATGGAATAATTGACAAAGAACAATTAGTCAAAAACAAATTAGATATTAACGAGCTACTACAGATGCTGCGTACAGAAAAGGATATCTTTTCTATTCGAGAAGTTGAATTTGCTATCTTAGAGCCTAATGGTAAAATCAGTGCACTAAAAAAATATCCCTATGACACTCCTACTACAAGTGAATTCCAAATGACAGCAAAGGCAGTGTATTTACCTATTTCTCTTATTAGTGATGGAGTAGTTGATTTGGATAACTTAGAACAATCAGGTTTCACTGAATCATGGTTAATGAACCAGATTCAACAGTACGGCCTTACTAATTTTGAAGATGTGTTATATGGGGAATGGCGAGAAGATGATGGATTCTTTTGTTTGCCTACACAAAATAAAACCAAGTGACATTGTTCACTTGGTTTGAATAATCGGTAGATTATGTTTCTAGATCTACGTGTAATGTAAATAACAAATCATATAAGGCACTGAGAATTTCTGAGAACGACATTTCTTCTTGGTAATTCGGTAGTGTCTCTAAAGAAATATTTATATCAAATAAACCATCTTGACCGTTAAAAAGAACGCTAAGTCTCCCCTTTTCTAGAGATAACTGATCTGTTAAAAACGACTTAATTTCGTCCATTTTTTTCTTTTGCAGCCTTAAACCGAACATTAGTTCTATATTGTTAAAAACATCATCTACTTCTATTGATAAGCTTTCCATAGCAATAACATCAAACCACTTCGATTCTATATACACATACTCTGACTTTTTACGGTATAAAAAGCTAAAATCTTGTTGTAAAAACGTTTCATCCATCATTTTTACTGTTTCTTCTGTTTCTTTCTCCACTCTTTCAACATACGGAGATAGAATCTTTTCTGGCTTTTCTAGTACTTCTAGATTTGTTGCATTCATTTCAGAGTATTGGTTTACATAATTATATTCTTGTTCACTAACTTGTAATGGAACGTTTTGTTGTGAATGCTGAGATAAAAATTCTTGGTAACGTTTCTTTAACATATGGATCCTCACTTTAATTCATTTTCCTTAATGGTAGCCTTTCCTATTGTTTATTGCAAGGTTCCTTACCTATGTTTAAAGCGACATTGGCTGGGTACAGTATTAACGGAGGTGTTTTTGATGAAAGTAGTTGTAGCAGGAGCTAATGGAACAACAGGTAAAATGATCGTAGAAAAATTAGTGAAAAACGGACATGAAGTCTATGCTATTGTTAGAAAACCAGAGCAAGTAGAAACAATGGAACAATTAAAAGCTCGTCCTATTTTAGCAGACTTAACCGAGGATCTCTCCTCTTCTCTTCAGAAAAAAGATGCTGTCATATTTGCAGCTGGTGCCGGTGGTGGAGCAAAACCTGAACAGACAACAGCAGTTGACCGTGATGCAGCAATACACCTAATGAAAGCTGCTTTAGAAAAAGGTGTAAATAGATTCGTTATGTTAAGTTCTGTAGGTACAGAACAACCTGACAAAGGGCCAGAAGGTTTACAACACTATCTTCAAATGAAACAAGAGGCGGATGCCTTTTTATTAAATACCGAACTTGATTATACGATAGTTCGTCCAGTTACATTAACAAATGACGAAGGAACTGGACTTATTACTGTAGGTAAAACGGTAGATTATACTTCTACGGTTACACGTGAAGATGTAGCTTCTACTATTGTAGAAAGTTTAGAAACAAGCAATACTAGTCGAAAACTATTTGAAATGACAAATGGCGACCAAAGTATAAAAGAAGCCGTTTCCAATCTATAAAGTGCTAAAAATCCGCTGTGAGAACACTTGTTCTTGTGGCGGATTTTTTCTATATAAGGGTACTTCACCTACTACGGTCTTAAATTTTCCTACCTATTTCATCATCAATATCTGATATACTACTATTTATGAAACAGTGAAGGAGCATTTAAATGAGTGACCGACAAATTCAAGACAAAATTATTGAACAATATAAAAAAGATGAACACATGATGGTCTTAGTTTTTGCGCAATGGTGCGTGAATAATGACTTAGATCCTCATACGGTCTACTTAGAAGCATATCCAGATCAAGCGAAAAACCCAATTTTACAGCAAATGACCGACTTAACAGTTCCTAAAGAAGAAGCTGGTGAGATATCTTTCACAACGTTAATGGGGGTACTTTCTCTTTTTGGAAATGAAGAATTGGCGCATATAGTTTCTATTAAACAAGAAAATCTGAAAAAGTAACCCGTTTATTGATCTACCCGTAACATTGTCATCGCTTTGTTACGTTATGTTATATTCACTCCTAATAATGAAAGTCCAGGAATTTATTAGGTTTTATGAGGGAATTGGTATAATTTACTTTTCCTCTCTTCAGTGCTGTCATGACAGTTACTCTAGCAGTTAGGTAAATAATGGGGCGTGTTTTTGCGTGTCAGAAAGTATTACATCTGCTAGAGTTTTACCTAGACGAAACAGCTTTGGAGGAGGAAATGTAATTTATGAAAAAGTGGTTTATTTCATCCGCTCTAACTCTAGGGTTACTTGCATCACTACCGCTAGCAGCGAGCGCAAATTCTTATACAATTGTTAAAGGTGATACTTTATGGTCCATTGGAGAAAGATACAGTGTATCTGTATTAGATCTTCAAAAGACGAACGACATCGAAGGATCATTAATCTATCCTGGACAAGTACTAACACTCCCTACTGCTGTATCTGCAGAGGAGCGTGACTTACTTTCACGCTTAGTTCATGCAGAAGCGAAGGGTGAACCGTATGAAGGGAAAGTAGCAGTAGCAACAGTTGTATTAAATCGTGTAAACAGCAGCCAGTTCCCTAATACGATTAAAGAAGTTATTAATCAAAGTAACGCTTTCACACCTGTTCAAAACGGTTCCATTAATAAACCAGCTGATCAAGAAGCGAAGAAAGCTGTAGATGAAGCAATTACATTTGGTGGACAAGGAAACGGGTCTCTTTTCTTTTACAACCCTGATACTGCAACAAGTGATTGGATCTTCTCTCGCGAAGTAATCACGAAAATTGGTAACCATAATTTTGCTAAGTAATTTAATGGATTTATAGAAAAGATGGAACTTTTTTGGTTCCATCTTTTTTTGTTACGTGACCAGTAACAACTCATCGTTAGCCACGTGATGTGGCTTGTTCTTAGTTGAGTCTCCTTGATTTGGTATTTTGGGTACAAAAGCGCTTTAGCCGCAGGTATCACTTCTACACTTCGGGTACAAGTCGCC is a genomic window containing:
- a CDS encoding DUF421 domain-containing protein, which produces MSIILHISAVLITGFFALLISTKILGKTQISQLTAFDFISAIVLGELVGNGIFDPDVTIWSILYAIVVWTVLVYGVLYITQKFRHTRSFLEGNPSILIRNGIIDKEQLVKNKLDINELLQMLRTEKDIFSIREVEFAILEPNGKISALKKYPYDTPTTSEFQMTAKAVYLPISLISDGVVDLDNLEQSGFTESWLMNQIQQYGLTNFEDVLYGEWREDDGFFCLPTQNKTK
- a CDS encoding SDR family oxidoreductase — translated: MKVVVAGANGTTGKMIVEKLVKNGHEVYAIVRKPEQVETMEQLKARPILADLTEDLSSSLQKKDAVIFAAGAGGGAKPEQTTAVDRDAAIHLMKAALEKGVNRFVMLSSVGTEQPDKGPEGLQHYLQMKQEADAFLLNTELDYTIVRPVTLTNDEGTGLITVGKTVDYTSTVTREDVASTIVESLETSNTSRKLFEMTNGDQSIKEAVSNL
- a CDS encoding cell wall hydrolase; amino-acid sequence: MKKWFISSALTLGLLASLPLAASANSYTIVKGDTLWSIGERYSVSVLDLQKTNDIEGSLIYPGQVLTLPTAVSAEERDLLSRLVHAEAKGEPYEGKVAVATVVLNRVNSSQFPNTIKEVINQSNAFTPVQNGSINKPADQEAKKAVDEAITFGGQGNGSLFFYNPDTATSDWIFSREVITKIGNHNFAK